The proteins below are encoded in one region of Bremerella sp. P1:
- the purD gene encoding phosphoribosylamine--glycine ligase, translating into MNVLVLGSGGREHALAWKLSQSSRVRNVFVAPGNAGTQIDAENVPIAETDFAELVSFAKRNEVGLTVVGPEAPLVAGAVDYFREQGLTIFGPNKAAAQLEGSKSFCKQTLRSADVPTADYRVFREADAAARYIKDRFPHEGEDVNVVVKADGLAAGKGVTVCDTAEEALEAIDQIGRQRVFGDAGAQIIIEERLDGEEASVLAITDGKTILTLPPAQDHKPAYDDDQGPNTGGMGAYSPTPLVTPQVMQMVEEKVLVPTVHGMKRARNPFQGVLYAGLMMTNQGPKVLEYNVRFGDPECQPILMRLKSDLVDILEACAVGDLESIDPPEWDTRPAVCVVMASEGYPGSYEKGKPIRGLDEAAKLEDVKVFHAGTKMDGDQVVTNGGRVLGVTAIGDTISAAKLKAYTAVKCIRWDGAWCRKDISDKALRHS; encoded by the coding sequence ATGAACGTATTGGTCCTCGGTTCTGGCGGACGCGAACACGCGTTGGCCTGGAAGTTGTCACAAAGCTCACGCGTACGAAACGTGTTCGTTGCCCCTGGCAATGCCGGCACGCAAATCGACGCCGAGAACGTCCCGATCGCGGAAACCGATTTCGCCGAACTCGTTTCGTTTGCCAAACGCAACGAAGTGGGTCTGACCGTCGTCGGCCCCGAGGCCCCGTTGGTTGCGGGCGCTGTCGACTACTTCCGCGAGCAGGGCCTGACGATCTTCGGCCCGAACAAAGCCGCTGCCCAACTGGAAGGTAGCAAATCGTTCTGCAAGCAAACGCTTCGTAGTGCCGACGTCCCGACCGCTGACTACCGCGTTTTCCGCGAAGCCGACGCGGCCGCTCGCTACATCAAAGACCGCTTCCCGCACGAAGGGGAAGACGTCAACGTCGTCGTGAAAGCGGACGGTCTAGCCGCCGGCAAAGGCGTAACCGTTTGCGATACGGCCGAAGAAGCCCTGGAAGCAATCGACCAGATCGGTCGGCAGCGCGTGTTTGGCGATGCGGGTGCTCAGATCATCATCGAAGAACGGCTCGACGGCGAAGAGGCCAGCGTTCTGGCAATTACCGATGGCAAGACGATCCTCACCCTGCCACCGGCCCAAGACCACAAACCTGCCTACGACGACGACCAAGGCCCCAACACCGGCGGCATGGGAGCGTACTCCCCTACCCCACTGGTCACGCCGCAAGTGATGCAGATGGTCGAAGAAAAGGTCCTGGTACCAACCGTCCACGGGATGAAGCGTGCCCGAAATCCTTTCCAAGGCGTTCTGTATGCCGGCCTGATGATGACCAACCAGGGGCCAAAGGTCCTGGAATACAACGTTCGCTTCGGCGACCCAGAGTGCCAGCCAATCTTGATGCGGTTGAAGTCCGACCTGGTCGACATCCTGGAAGCCTGTGCCGTGGGCGACCTCGAATCGATCGATCCGCCGGAGTGGGACACGCGCCCCGCGGTGTGCGTCGTGATGGCCTCGGAAGGGTATCCCGGCAGCTACGAAAAGGGGAAGCCGATTCGCGGCCTCGACGAAGCCGCGAAACTGGAAGACGTAAAGGTCTTCCACGCAGGCACCAAGATGGATGGCGATCAGGTCGTGACCAACGGCGGACGCGTCCTGGGTGTAACTGCGATCGGCGACACCATCTCGGCCGCCAAGCTGAAAGCCTACACCGCAGTCAAATGCATCCGCTGGGACGGTGCCTGGTGCCGGAAAGATATTTCCGACAAGGCCCTACGTCACTCGTAA
- a CDS encoding NYN domain-containing protein: protein MPLIIDGYNLLYAAGLVGSVDGEGSFEGERRALLDALLAVIDPKELTQTVVVFDSAKAPPGLPRVYDYHQITVRFATGYADADEMIEELIQEHHAPKRLTVVSSDHRVQRAARRRKAKAIDSDSWYRLMRQSRARRREEEAKKPPLPKRPSAPAIPENEVSEWVEFFGKIDVDALAPSEDQSRSVPTAMPAPQPKTPPGKPSRPGAKPTEKPAPNVFSDDYLKKIAEEFFGES, encoded by the coding sequence ATGCCGCTGATTATTGATGGATACAATCTGCTATACGCGGCTGGGCTAGTCGGTTCTGTCGATGGTGAAGGTTCTTTTGAAGGCGAACGCAGGGCTCTCTTAGATGCCTTGCTGGCGGTGATCGATCCGAAGGAACTGACGCAGACCGTCGTTGTCTTCGACTCGGCCAAGGCCCCGCCTGGGTTGCCGCGTGTCTACGACTATCATCAGATCACTGTACGGTTTGCCACCGGCTATGCCGACGCCGACGAGATGATCGAAGAGCTGATTCAAGAGCATCATGCTCCCAAGCGTCTAACGGTGGTCTCCAGCGATCACCGCGTGCAGCGTGCGGCCCGACGCCGCAAAGCGAAGGCCATCGATAGCGATAGCTGGTATCGCTTGATGCGGCAATCGCGTGCCCGTCGCCGGGAAGAGGAAGCCAAGAAACCGCCACTGCCTAAACGGCCAAGTGCTCCGGCTATTCCCGAAAACGAAGTAAGCGAGTGGGTCGAATTCTTCGGTAAGATCGACGTCGATGCGTTGGCACCGTCGGAAGATCAATCGCGAAGTGTTCCCACCGCTATGCCAGCGCCCCAGCCGAAGACCCCGCCTGGCAAGCCAAGCCGGCCTGGGGCGAAGCCGACCGAGAAGCCAGCCCCCAATGTCTTTTCGGACGACTATCTGAAGAAGATTGCCGAAGAGTTCTTCGGCGAATCGTAA
- a CDS encoding dihydroorotase: MLKTLIQNGRVIDPSQEIDRVTNLLIEEGRIAAIDVEPTDEMKVIDATGKLVVPGLIDLHVQIREPGFEEDETIESAGCAALAGGFTSIAAISETNPPVDSAAAVTYLGRQASEADHCNVFPVACVSSGRQGEEMAEIGILHNAGAIAFSDGQRPVSNPELLRRALEYTLMFDRPVLNRPEMVELSRDGVMHDGSVSTVLGLAPMPAEAEDVMAARDIRICEATGGKLHLLAISCSGTVDILRRAKDRDVSVTASICAYQFALTDAAMRGFHTSLKLNPPLRSRDHIDACIAGLKDGTIDVIASGHAPRSSEKKMCAITEAPFGMVGLETALGLVSTHLVHAGHLDWLTVIRAMSTNVATVLGVEKGTLKPGADADVTLIDPEAKWTVDPSTFRSKSFNSPFGGVELTGRAVETIVGGVTKFRYDGN; the protein is encoded by the coding sequence ATGCTGAAAACGCTGATACAAAACGGTCGGGTCATCGACCCAAGCCAAGAAATCGATCGCGTTACCAACCTGCTGATCGAAGAGGGACGCATCGCTGCCATCGACGTCGAGCCGACGGACGAGATGAAGGTCATCGATGCTACCGGTAAGTTGGTCGTCCCGGGGCTGATTGATCTGCACGTGCAGATTCGTGAGCCAGGTTTTGAGGAAGACGAAACGATCGAATCGGCTGGCTGTGCAGCGCTTGCCGGCGGGTTCACATCCATCGCGGCCATTTCTGAAACCAATCCACCGGTTGATAGTGCCGCCGCCGTGACGTATCTCGGTCGCCAGGCATCCGAGGCCGATCATTGCAACGTGTTTCCCGTGGCGTGCGTTAGCAGTGGACGCCAAGGGGAAGAAATGGCTGAGATCGGCATTCTGCACAATGCCGGAGCGATCGCGTTCAGCGATGGTCAACGGCCGGTGTCCAACCCGGAACTGCTTCGCCGGGCCCTGGAATACACGCTCATGTTCGATCGCCCCGTGCTGAATCGGCCCGAGATGGTCGAACTCTCACGTGATGGCGTCATGCACGACGGCTCGGTCAGTACCGTGCTAGGGCTCGCCCCGATGCCGGCCGAGGCCGAAGATGTGATGGCCGCTCGCGACATTCGTATTTGTGAAGCCACCGGCGGTAAGCTGCATTTGCTGGCCATTTCCTGTAGCGGCACGGTCGATATCCTTCGCCGGGCAAAGGACCGCGACGTAAGCGTAACGGCAAGTATCTGTGCCTATCAGTTCGCGTTGACCGACGCGGCCATGCGAGGCTTTCACACCAGTTTAAAACTCAATCCGCCCTTGCGTTCACGCGATCATATTGACGCGTGTATTGCTGGGCTGAAAGATGGCACGATCGACGTCATCGCCAGCGGGCATGCTCCGCGGTCTTCGGAAAAGAAGATGTGCGCGATTACGGAAGCTCCGTTTGGTATGGTCGGATTGGAGACAGCCTTGGGGTTGGTCAGCACGCACTTGGTGCATGCCGGGCACCTCGACTGGCTGACGGTGATTCGGGCCATGTCGACCAATGTTGCCACAGTATTGGGTGTCGAAAAGGGAACGCTCAAGCCTGGTGCCGATGCCGATGTGACGCTGATCGATCCGGAAGCCAAGTGGACGGTCGATCCGTCCACCTTCCGCTCGAAGAGTTTCAATTCTCCCTTCGGTGGTGTTGAACTGACCGGACGTGCGGTGGAAACGATCGTAGGCGGAGTGACGAAGTTCCGCTACGATGGGAACTAA
- a CDS encoding aspartate carbamoyltransferase catalytic subunit, protein METPGFLEPFVGRWTKRHLLDLESLTSDEITLLLDVAQAFKESTQDCRQKLPLLTGRTSVNLFFEDSTRTRISFSLAARRLGSDVIEFSASSSSLSKGETLLDTAKTIQSMCIDTLVCRHKAPGTAQMLSENMDVSVINAGDGPHEHPTQGLLDILTIRQHRGDLRGKTVALVGDIAHSRTARSNIWGLQKLGAHVIVCGPSTLVSRRWEEYGVEVSYDLDAILPRCDVLNLLRIQFERQYTRPFPSVREYALLYAMDQNRMQRAKSDILIMAPGPINRGVEITPEVADGEHSVILHQVNNGLAVRMAAMWLVSAGRAN, encoded by the coding sequence ATGGAGACGCCTGGTTTTCTCGAGCCCTTCGTAGGCCGCTGGACAAAGCGGCATCTGCTCGATTTGGAAAGTTTAACGTCAGACGAAATCACGCTTCTTCTCGACGTTGCTCAAGCGTTCAAAGAATCCACCCAAGATTGCCGCCAGAAGCTGCCGCTATTGACCGGTCGCACCAGCGTCAATCTGTTCTTTGAAGACTCGACACGCACACGAATCAGTTTTTCGCTTGCGGCTCGTCGCTTGGGTTCCGATGTCATCGAGTTCTCGGCATCCAGTAGTAGTCTCTCCAAGGGAGAAACGCTGCTAGACACGGCCAAGACGATCCAGTCGATGTGTATCGATACGCTCGTCTGTCGGCATAAGGCGCCCGGCACCGCTCAGATGCTGTCCGAAAACATGGACGTTTCCGTGATCAACGCCGGTGACGGTCCGCATGAGCACCCCACGCAAGGTCTGCTCGACATCCTAACCATTCGTCAGCATCGCGGCGACTTACGCGGCAAGACCGTCGCATTGGTAGGGGATATCGCCCATAGCCGGACGGCCCGGTCGAATATCTGGGGACTACAAAAGCTTGGGGCGCACGTCATCGTGTGTGGCCCGTCGACGCTTGTTTCCCGCCGCTGGGAAGAATACGGCGTCGAGGTCTCGTACGATTTGGACGCGATCCTGCCCCGTTGCGATGTTTTGAACTTGCTTCGTATCCAATTCGAGCGGCAATACACGCGTCCCTTCCCATCGGTTCGCGAGTACGCGTTGCTTTATGCGATGGATCAAAATCGCATGCAGCGGGCCAAGTCAGACATCTTGATTATGGCTCCTGGGCCGATCAACCGCGGTGTTGAAATCACCCCAGAGGTGGCCGACGGCGAGCATTCGGTGATCCTGCACCAGGTGAACAACGGCTTGGCGGTTCGCATGGCGGCCATGTGGCTGGTCAGCGCAGGGCGTGCCAATTGA
- a CDS encoding efflux transporter outer membrane subunit yields MRKSKSTSKVAVVIGKLVLSAVAAVGIGLTGCLVGPDHIDPGAPFQCEWIPPLPPGVSQSPNDSIAWWTKFNDPVLTSLIVRTAQQNLTLGQAAERIAEARALRGIVRGGLFPDIDGIASYTRRKTSGSGNNFGLANFNPPPFNFWSAGFDATWEIDIFGGVRRRLQAADADVDVAIEDHNDLLVSLQGEVGANYIQVRTLQRRIQFVERNIQLQRQSLKITEDRFAAGTVSQLDVEQAKSNLYSTEAGLPLLRQEMELAYHRLSVLMGEPPSDLSKQITPQQQFPMLPQDIDVGLPIELIRQRPDIRSAERQLAAQAARIGVAVSELYPRFTITGSFTVDSTKFSRWFTSNSIAYAAGPAMRWRLLDFGRVRSDIEVQRARWRGLVYFYQNEVISAAQEVEDSLSQYRYSIERARSLREAALAARAAAEISEEQYKGGIIPFQTLLDAQRFQAELDDQAAAAEGDIYLAVVSLYKALGGGWIDPFAVAPDPTAVPAGEIIEPTPANPDGDNADANDGENNKDIPLDDNLIPNLPVPKDALQPADALPPPAADAN; encoded by the coding sequence ATGCGAAAATCAAAATCGACGAGCAAAGTAGCGGTTGTCATTGGCAAGCTCGTGCTCAGCGCCGTCGCAGCCGTGGGCATCGGTCTGACTGGGTGCCTGGTCGGGCCAGACCATATTGATCCTGGGGCGCCGTTTCAGTGTGAATGGATTCCGCCACTTCCGCCTGGGGTGAGTCAGTCGCCCAACGATTCGATTGCCTGGTGGACGAAGTTCAACGATCCCGTACTGACTAGCCTGATCGTTCGCACGGCTCAGCAAAACCTGACGCTAGGACAAGCTGCCGAACGAATTGCCGAAGCCCGAGCTTTGCGCGGCATCGTGCGTGGCGGTCTGTTCCCCGATATCGACGGCATCGCCAGCTACACGCGTCGTAAGACATCCGGCAGTGGTAATAACTTCGGTCTGGCCAACTTCAACCCACCGCCGTTCAACTTCTGGTCGGCTGGTTTCGATGCGACTTGGGAAATCGACATCTTCGGCGGTGTGCGTCGTCGACTCCAAGCGGCCGATGCTGACGTCGACGTGGCGATCGAAGACCACAACGATTTGCTCGTCAGTCTGCAGGGCGAAGTGGGGGCGAACTACATTCAGGTCCGAACCTTGCAGCGTCGAATTCAATTCGTCGAACGCAATATCCAACTGCAGCGTCAGTCGCTGAAGATTACCGAAGACCGATTCGCCGCTGGTACGGTGAGCCAACTCGACGTCGAACAGGCCAAGTCCAACTTGTATAGCACCGAAGCTGGCCTTCCGCTTCTACGTCAGGAAATGGAACTGGCCTACCACCGCTTGTCGGTGTTGATGGGCGAACCACCATCCGACTTGTCGAAGCAGATCACCCCGCAGCAGCAATTTCCGATGTTGCCGCAAGACATCGATGTTGGTCTACCGATCGAATTGATTCGTCAGCGACCTGATATTCGCTCGGCCGAACGTCAGTTAGCAGCTCAAGCAGCTCGAATCGGTGTTGCCGTATCGGAACTGTATCCGCGATTCACGATTACTGGTTCGTTCACCGTTGACTCGACCAAGTTTAGCCGCTGGTTTACGAGTAACAGTATTGCTTATGCGGCTGGTCCGGCAATGCGATGGCGATTGTTAGACTTCGGTCGCGTGCGAAGTGATATCGAAGTCCAGCGTGCTCGTTGGCGAGGTCTGGTCTACTTCTACCAGAACGAAGTGATCTCGGCCGCGCAGGAAGTGGAAGACTCGTTGTCGCAGTACCGCTACAGCATCGAGCGAGCCAGAAGCCTTCGCGAAGCAGCCTTGGCGGCTCGTGCGGCAGCTGAGATTTCCGAAGAGCAGTACAAGGGGGGGATCATCCCGTTCCAGACGCTTCTCGACGCTCAGCGTTTCCAGGCGGAACTGGACGACCAAGCAGCCGCGGCCGAAGGGGATATCTACCTGGCGGTGGTCTCGTTGTACAAGGCCCTGGGGGGTGGTTGGATCGATCCGTTCGCGGTCGCACCTGATCCGACGGCCGTGCCAGCCGGGGAGATCATCGAGCCGACCCCAGCCAATCCCGATGGCGACAACGCCGACGCCAACGATGGGGAAAACAACAAGGACATCCCGCTGGATGATAACCTGATCCCCAACCTTCCAGTTCCCAAGGACGCTTTGCAGCCGGCCGATGCCTTGCCACCTCCGGCGGCTGACGCCAACTAA
- a CDS encoding ABC transporter permease, with protein MYLLENPVLQRELLVNLRTARAFLLLLAYQMLLAAIVYFAWPQVERLDLSADQEAARRLFDLFFLGQFVLASLMAPSFASGTLTGEKERKTYEMLLASPLKPGAIVLGKLLASLAHLALLIFTSLPIVMLCLPLGGVSLYELLAAYAILMVAVATFGMISVACSSFFARTASSLVVSYLLILPIALAGAFVWQMLGQNGGLRLIVLLITVPAAAAATILLLSLYTARTLLYPHDVGSEGKDVVDLEKEAREAVGLVIQRDQFPDRLFAPPKRTQLLDDHKNPVYDKEIHSEIFAQGTLMLRLVIQISMFLAIPLMAVCLYFKPQYAPLYMAYVILFNILVGPVFSAGSITSERERETLDLLLTTEISPWMILSGKLIAGFRVSSVLTGFLLWPLLLACVMVPYYWTNWTSVLAYLSVILITCITTSMLALFCSVLFRKTSHSLMCTYLVIIALFCGTLAFDYFAQLAFTPVAETAVVDYTSASNTEPEPPPITLVAEVSRQLTLISPFAALWDVPLKVDLDGATDNPGDWYRFSIFMGLTVGLNAVMFGVMVWLFRTRWRVSY; from the coding sequence ATGTATCTGCTTGAAAATCCTGTCTTACAGCGCGAACTGCTGGTCAACTTGCGTACTGCAAGGGCCTTCTTGTTGCTGTTGGCTTATCAGATGCTTTTGGCGGCGATCGTTTATTTTGCCTGGCCACAGGTAGAACGACTCGATCTCTCGGCCGATCAGGAAGCGGCCCGGCGACTGTTCGATCTGTTCTTTCTTGGTCAATTCGTGCTCGCCTCGTTGATGGCTCCGAGCTTTGCCTCGGGGACGCTGACCGGGGAGAAAGAGCGGAAGACCTACGAGATGCTGCTGGCCAGCCCGCTCAAGCCGGGAGCAATTGTGCTGGGCAAGCTGTTGGCCTCGCTCGCTCACCTGGCGCTGTTGATCTTCACATCGTTGCCGATCGTGATGTTATGTCTGCCGCTGGGTGGCGTGTCGCTGTATGAACTTCTGGCGGCGTACGCGATCTTGATGGTTGCGGTGGCGACGTTCGGTATGATTAGTGTCGCCTGCAGCAGCTTCTTTGCCCGCACGGCATCGTCGCTGGTCGTTTCCTACTTATTGATCTTACCGATTGCACTCGCCGGGGCATTCGTCTGGCAGATGCTGGGTCAGAATGGTGGCCTGCGTCTGATCGTTTTGTTGATTACCGTGCCAGCCGCTGCAGCGGCGACAATTCTTTTGCTTTCGCTCTACACGGCCCGCACGTTGTTGTATCCGCACGATGTGGGTAGCGAAGGAAAGGATGTCGTCGACTTAGAGAAAGAGGCTCGCGAAGCGGTCGGGCTGGTGATTCAGCGCGATCAATTCCCGGACCGCCTGTTCGCGCCACCCAAGCGGACGCAACTGCTGGATGACCATAAGAACCCGGTCTACGACAAAGAGATTCACAGCGAAATCTTCGCCCAAGGGACGTTGATGCTGCGCCTGGTAATCCAGATCAGCATGTTCCTGGCCATTCCGTTGATGGCGGTGTGCCTGTACTTCAAGCCACAGTACGCCCCGCTTTACATGGCGTATGTGATTCTGTTCAACATCCTGGTGGGGCCGGTCTTCTCAGCGGGAAGCATTACCTCCGAGCGTGAACGCGAAACGCTCGATTTGCTGCTGACGACTGAGATCTCGCCGTGGATGATTCTTTCCGGCAAATTGATCGCTGGCTTTCGCGTGTCGAGCGTGCTCACAGGCTTCTTGCTCTGGCCGCTGCTTCTAGCGTGCGTGATGGTGCCATACTACTGGACCAATTGGACGTCCGTGTTGGCGTATTTATCGGTGATCTTGATTACTTGCATCACGACCTCGATGTTGGCTCTGTTCTGCTCGGTGTTGTTTCGTAAGACATCGCACAGCTTGATGTGCACTTACCTGGTGATCATCGCTCTGTTCTGCGGGACGCTCGCGTTCGATTACTTTGCTCAGTTGGCGTTCACTCCGGTGGCCGAAACGGCGGTCGTCGACTACACGTCGGCTTCCAATACCGAGCCAGAGCCGCCGCCGATCACACTGGTGGCGGAAGTTTCGCGTCAACTGACACTCATCAGCCCTTTCGCTGCGTTGTGGGATGTTCCGCTGAAGGTTGACCTGGATGGAGCGACTGACAACCCCGGCGACTGGTATCGCTTCTCAATCTTCATGGGGCTGACCGTTGGCTTGAACGCGGTGATGTTCGGCGTAATGGTCTGGCTCTTCCGCACACGCTGGCGGGTCTCTTACTAA
- a CDS encoding DUF1559 domain-containing protein: MTTKYTTRSGFSLVELLVVLAVIGVLVALLLPAVQQARETSRRMACTNNLKQLSLALHVYHDTFEVFPYREGGSGQHQHNGGTLAPYQRQSGFVGLLPYIEQSAAANEVRLNGNAVTPWDDFQPWTITFNALLCPSSPQHVSNDVIADANYTFCAGDSFDTETLEPRGIFGLVKHTSMADITDGTSNTLALSEHGFPTSPDDRFNVNYGSDPATPAECAVTFDPINGYSNPISAPGSRWTDGGSAFSAMNTCLPPNSPQCAYSNHDAQDGFYTASSYHPGGVMATFADGSVRFITETIDAGNQGAHSVKEGPSPYGVWGAMGSKSGGEFTPGSE, from the coding sequence GTGACCACGAAATACACCACACGAAGTGGTTTCTCCCTGGTCGAATTGCTGGTCGTGCTGGCGGTGATTGGCGTATTGGTCGCCTTGCTACTGCCTGCGGTACAACAAGCGCGCGAAACCTCGCGTCGTATGGCGTGCACCAACAACTTGAAGCAGCTGAGCCTGGCGCTGCACGTGTATCACGATACGTTTGAAGTCTTTCCCTATCGTGAAGGGGGTAGCGGTCAGCATCAGCACAATGGCGGAACGCTTGCTCCCTATCAACGTCAAAGCGGATTCGTCGGTCTGCTTCCTTACATCGAGCAATCGGCCGCTGCGAACGAAGTCCGGCTCAATGGCAACGCGGTGACCCCTTGGGATGACTTTCAACCTTGGACAATCACATTCAACGCGCTGCTATGCCCATCAAGTCCGCAGCATGTCTCTAACGACGTGATCGCAGACGCCAACTATACCTTCTGTGCCGGCGACTCCTTCGATACCGAAACGCTCGAGCCACGCGGTATCTTTGGTTTGGTGAAACACACGAGCATGGCGGATATCACGGACGGAACCAGCAACACACTCGCACTCTCCGAACATGGTTTCCCAACCAGCCCTGACGATCGGTTCAACGTCAACTACGGTAGCGATCCTGCGACGCCAGCGGAATGTGCGGTGACCTTCGATCCGATCAACGGCTACAGCAATCCGATTAGTGCCCCTGGCAGCCGCTGGACCGATGGAGGCTCGGCCTTCTCGGCAATGAATACCTGCCTGCCGCCCAATAGCCCGCAATGTGCTTACTCGAATCACGACGCTCAGGATGGTTTCTACACCGCATCCAGTTACCACCCAGGCGGCGTGATGGCCACGTTCGCCGATGGTTCGGTTCGATTCATTACTGAAACGATCGATGCCGGCAATCAAGGGGCTCATTCCGTGAAGGAAGGCCCGAGCCCTTACGGCGTGTGGGGTGCTATGGGAAGCAAGAGCGGTGGGGAATTCACCCCAGGTAGCGAGTAA
- a CDS encoding carboxypeptidase-like regulatory domain-containing protein, whose protein sequence is MFRIHATILLILAAASLGCGSGEPTLIPGRSPTIPVQGKITLEGTPIEGATVMFFSEKLKITSYGKTDATGQYELTTYEPGDGAPIGRYQVSVKKTEQKIIKESDHPALPPKSQTSELLPPQYSDYESSELKAVVSEGGTNSFLFNLMP, encoded by the coding sequence ATGTTCCGCATTCACGCCACCATTCTGTTGATCCTGGCAGCGGCATCGCTGGGCTGCGGTTCCGGCGAGCCGACCCTGATTCCTGGACGCTCACCAACGATCCCAGTTCAGGGAAAAATCACCCTCGAAGGAACACCGATCGAAGGCGCCACCGTGATGTTCTTCAGCGAAAAGCTGAAGATCACCTCATATGGCAAGACCGATGCGACCGGCCAATACGAGCTGACGACCTACGAACCAGGCGATGGCGCTCCCATCGGACGATACCAGGTTTCGGTGAAGAAAACCGAGCAAAAGATCATCAAGGAGAGCGATCACCCGGCCCTTCCGCCGAAGTCGCAAACTTCTGAGCTTCTTCCGCCGCAGTATTCCGACTACGAGTCTTCGGAACTGAAAGCAGTCGTGTCCGAAGGAGGCACCAACTCGTTTCTGTTCAATCTCATGCCCTAG
- a CDS encoding right-handed parallel beta-helix repeat-containing protein codes for MTTARWLPLSLGLLLTTSSWTFAADYFVAPDGLDSNPGTKEAPFASIQHAETAAEPGDTVYLRGGTYRMQEADIARKRRIWAYVIHLRKSGKEGQPIRYFAYENERPVFDFSDVKPEGHRVHAFQVEGSWLHLRGIEVVGVQVTMTGHTQSICFANEGHHNVLERLSMHDGHAIGIYVVRGSDSLYLNCDAYNNHDPVSQGGRGGNVDGFGCHPRPGAKNNVFRGCRAWFNADDGFDCISADEAVRFENCWAFWNGYSSKFEARADGNGFKAGGYGVSPNPRAPRDIPRHVIQNCVSVGNKNSGFYANHHPGGCDWLNNTAYRNGANFNMLNRSTDFQKDVPGFGHVLKNNVAYGGRRAIVNIDEQECTLEANTFDNEIEVTKEDFVELKDNQQLSAARQADGSLPQMTFLKLSPNSKLIDAGVDVGLPLEGKAPDIGAFETK; via the coding sequence ATGACCACAGCCCGTTGGTTACCGCTGTCGCTCGGTTTGCTTCTAACGACGTCCTCCTGGACGTTTGCCGCCGATTATTTCGTCGCTCCGGATGGCCTTGATAGTAACCCTGGAACCAAAGAAGCCCCGTTCGCTTCGATTCAACATGCCGAAACAGCCGCCGAGCCAGGCGACACCGTTTACTTGCGTGGCGGCACCTATCGTATGCAGGAAGCCGACATCGCCCGCAAGCGGCGGATCTGGGCCTACGTGATTCACCTGCGGAAGAGCGGCAAAGAAGGCCAACCGATTCGTTACTTCGCCTATGAGAACGAGCGTCCGGTCTTCGACTTCTCGGACGTGAAGCCGGAAGGCCACCGCGTGCATGCGTTTCAGGTCGAAGGTTCATGGCTTCATCTGCGGGGCATTGAAGTGGTCGGTGTGCAGGTCACCATGACCGGGCACACACAATCGATCTGTTTCGCCAACGAAGGACACCACAATGTCCTGGAGCGGTTGAGCATGCACGACGGCCATGCGATCGGCATCTATGTGGTTCGCGGCAGCGATAGCTTGTACCTCAACTGCGATGCCTACAACAATCATGATCCCGTCTCGCAGGGAGGTCGCGGCGGCAACGTCGATGGCTTCGGTTGTCATCCCCGGCCGGGGGCAAAGAATAATGTCTTTCGCGGCTGCCGAGCCTGGTTTAACGCCGACGACGGTTTCGATTGCATTAGCGCCGATGAAGCCGTTCGCTTCGAGAACTGCTGGGCTTTCTGGAATGGCTACTCATCCAAATTCGAAGCCCGGGCCGATGGCAACGGTTTCAAGGCCGGTGGCTACGGCGTTTCGCCCAACCCCCGCGCACCGCGTGACATTCCTCGGCACGTGATTCAGAACTGCGTGTCCGTCGGCAACAAGAACAGCGGCTTCTACGCCAACCATCATCCCGGCGGCTGCGACTGGCTGAACAACACGGCCTATCGCAACGGAGCCAACTTCAACATGTTGAACCGTTCGACCGACTTCCAAAAGGATGTCCCCGGCTTCGGTCACGTCTTGAAGAACAACGTAGCCTACGGTGGCCGACGAGCGATCGTGAACATCGACGAGCAAGAGTGCACGCTCGAGGCGAACACGTTCGACAACGAAATCGAAGTCACCAAGGAAGACTTCGTCGAGCTGAAAGACAACCAGCAACTGTCCGCAGCCCGGCAGGCCGACGGAAGCCTCCCTCAGATGACCTTCCTGAAGCTATCGCCAAACAGCAAGCTTATCGACGCTGGCGTTGATGTCGGCTTGCCCTTGGAAGGAAAAGCACCCGACATCGGGGCGTTTGAAACCAAGTAA